Proteins encoded together in one Saccharomyces kudriavzevii IFO 1802 strain IFO1802 genome assembly, chromosome: 1 window:
- the SKDI01G0830 gene encoding uncharacterized protein, translating into MQSHLENNDVKLDALSEPNASLIENNVTLPKDIFGSYSSYLLYEVASCKPALFLFLVIVISFSLIVIFNDRDNCVGFSIMVIVVSLLALIVVVGNTVARPTRNQNFKIKFLVEVIGRKPSGKPGRIKPDPILGAYVLKAVEVEKEAQREYWRKQFPDADLP; encoded by the coding sequence ATGCAGTCTCACTTGGAAAACAACGATGTCAAATTGGATGCGTTGAGTGAACCTAATGCAAGTTTAATCGAGAACAATGTCACTCTTCCTAAAGACATATTCGGTTCGTATTCAAGTTATTTGCTTTACGAAGTGGCTAGCTGTAAACCGGCATTGTTTTTGTTCCTGGTGATCgtgatttcattttcattgatcgTGATTTTTAATGATCGCGATAATTGCGTTGGCTTTTCTATAATGGTGATTGTGGTATCCCTTCTGGCCTTAATAGTTGTTGTGGGAAATACGGTTGCGAGACCGACGAGAAACCAAAACTTCAagataaaatttttggtgGAGGTAATAGGACGCAAGCCATCTGGTAAACCTGGTCGTATCAAACCAGACCCGATTCTGGGGGCGTATGTTTTGAAAGCGGTAGAAGTTGAGAAAGAAGCTCAGCGTGAGTATTGGAGGAAACAGTTTCCAGACGCTGATTTACCTTAA
- the SKDI01G0840 gene encoding DUP/COS family protein, producing MQAHSENHDVKLDTLSEPNAHLIEENVALPEDIFNSYWSYLLYEVFHYKRLTFLFLAIGILVFLIIFSHNLACVLVSVLLLIACFIIGLQIATSGGFFEPISHQDFILELLVEVIARKPAGKGWRTIAYNMNQYLFNERLWNTPYYFYSGRVCHDFFRTAVKRVQKVKDPILNPHALKAMKAEEEAQREYYKRQFPDADLP from the coding sequence ATGCAAGCTCATTCAGAAAATCACGATGTCAAGCTGGATACGTTGAGTGAACCTAATGCACACTTAATCGAGGAAAACGTGGCTCTCCCCGAAGACATCTTCAATTCCTACTGGAGCTATTTGCTTTACGAAGTGTTTCATTATAAGCGTCTAACGTTTCTGTTTCTGGCAATCGGGATTTTAGTCTTTTTGATTATATTTTCTCATAACCTTGCCTGCGTTTTGGTTTCTGTACTGTTGCTTATTGCATGTTTCATCATCGGTTTACAAATTGCTACGTCTGGAGGTTTCTTTGAGCCCATCAGTCATCAGGATTTCATTTTAGAATTGTTGGTAGAAGTTATCGCACGCAAGCCAGCTGGAAAGGGATGGAGGACTATTGCATATAATATGAACCAATATCTGTTCAATGAACGACTATGGAATACTCCGTACTACTTCTATTCTGGTCGGGTATGCCATGATTTCTTCAGAACGGCCGTCAAGAGAGTTCAGAAGGTCAAAGACCCGATTTTGAATCCGCACGCTTTAAAGGCTATGAAGGCAGAAGAGGAGGCTCAACGTGAGTACTACAAAAGACAGTTTCCAGACGCTGATTTACCCTGA
- the SKDI01G0850 gene encoding uncharacterized protein: MQSHSEKDNVKLDTLSQLEAHLIEDNVALPEDIFSSYPSYLLYELAHYKPTMSLFMVLMILISLTVVFRENFTCLVIFLASIVLICCLSPVALCPFEEQISEELYQIKLLLEVITRKPAVRGREWRTITYNMNQYLFDNGLWVLHTTFTPKRLFIIIF, from the coding sequence ATGCAGTCTCACTCGGAGAAGGACAATGTCAAGTTGGACACGTTGAGCCAGCTCGAAGCGCATTTGATCGAGGACAATGTGGCTCTTCCGGAAGACATATTCAGCTCGTATCCCAGTTATTTGCTGTACGAACTGGCACATTACAAGCCAACAATGTCTCTTTTCATGGTActgatgattttgatttcattgACCGTCGTTTTCCGTGAAAACTTCACTTGccttgtcatttttttagcaTCCATCGTCTTGATTTGTTGTCTTTCACCCGTTGCATTATGTCCCTTCGAGGAACAGATAAGCGAAGAACTCTACCAAATTAAGCTTCTACTGGAGGTGATAACTCGCAAGCCCGCGGTGAGGGGAAGGGAATGGAGAACTATCACGTACAACATGAACCAGTATCTGTTTGACAACGGGCTATGGGTACTCCATACTACTTTTACTCCGAAAAGActttttatcattattttctag
- the SKDI01G0860 gene encoding DUP/COS family protein encodes MFGTHVSDRDFILKLSVEVITRKPAGKEWKAVAYNMNQYLFDEGLWYTPYYFYCGRKCRYFFRNIIIKESAGTHSSSSTNEAENTQSAAPATETSNGAAEPRSIEPVPILKRYMLKARQVEEEAQLEYWRKQYPDANLP; translated from the coding sequence ATGTTCGGGACACATGTCAGTGATCGAGACTTCATACTTAAGCTATCAGTGGAGGTCATTACACGCAAGCCTGCGGGAAAAGAATGGAAAGCTGTTGCATACAATATGAACCAGTATCTGTTCGATGAAGGGCTATGGTACACTCCATACTACTTCTACTGCGGTCGCAAATGTCGttatttcttcagaaaCATTATCATAAAAGAAAGCGCCGGTACACATTCAAGTTCATCGACCAACGAAGCAGAAAATACGCAGTCAGCTGCGCCAGCTACGGAAACCTCAAATGGTGCTGCTGAACCTCGTAGTATTGAACCAGTCCCAATTTTGAAGCGGTATATGTTGAAAGCACGGCAAGTAGAGGAAGAAGCTCAACTTGAGTACTGGAGGAAACAGTATCCCGACGCTAATTTACCTTGA
- the SKDI01G0870 gene encoding DUP/COS family protein (similar to Saccharomyces cerevisiae UIP3 (YAR027W)), which yields MQSPPEDVFNSYWSYLLYEMAHYKPILSLLVVIVSLVLLILFFHDNEVCVVASIVSLIFCIFILPFISDAFTQPISDKDFKIKLSAEVIALRPAGKGWGTTAYNMNQYLFDEGLWNTPYYFYRGRECHDFFRTITKDVPKDTERTLKWYMLKAAEVEEEAQLEYWRKQYPDANLP from the coding sequence ATGCAGTCTCCTCCTGAAGACGTTTTCAATTCGTATTGGAGTTATTTGCTGTATGAAATGGCTCATTATAAACCGATTTTGTCCTTGTTGGTGGTAATCGTGAGTTTAGTCttattgattttgttttttcatgaCAATGAAGTGTGCGTTGTGGCTTCTATAGTGTCGCTTAtcttttgcattttcattttaccTTTTATTTCAGATGCATTTACCCAACCGATTAGTGataaagatttcaaaattaagCTTTCAGCTGAAGTAATCGCACTTAGACCAGCTGGGAAAGGATGGGGGACTACCGCATATAACATGAATCAATATCTGTTCGATGAAGGACTATGGAATACCCCGTACTACTTCTACCGCGGCCGGGAATGCCACGACTTTTTCAGAACCATTACCAAGGATGTTCCAAAAGATACAGAACGAACTTTGAAGTGGTATATGTTGAAAGCAGCAGAAGTTGAGGAAGAAGCTCAACTTGAGTACTGGAGGAAACAGTATCCCGACGCTAATTTACCTTGA
- the SKDI01G0880 gene encoding DUP/COS family protein, which produces MTNTNPSESTDFKLDARNEPSAHLIEENVALPEDMFKSYWSYLLYEVVRYKPIMVFVLIKVSLILFGVIFHDNEDCVGFSMLFLFFTLLISIYPVTLFWLRVNDRDFEIELLVEVIARKPAVKGKEWRTITYKMNRYLFNEGKWNTPYYFYCEESCHRYFLRLIEGRTFQKQPATGTPNEGPESFTFQSGPDLQKLLSKAAEIEQQSQHNYWRVQYPEIDAHS; this is translated from the coding sequence ATGACCAATACAAACCCCTCAGAAAGTACTGACTTCAAGTTGGACGCACGCAATGAGCCTAGTGCTCACTTAATCGAGGAGAATGTGGCTCTTCCCGAAGACATGTTCAAGTCGTACTGGAGTTACTTGCTCTACGAAGTGGTTCGTTATAAGCCAATTATGGTTTTCGTTCTAATAAAGGTGAGTTTGATTTTATTCGGTGTGATTTTTCATGATAACGAGGATTGCGTTGGATTTTCTAtgctctttctcttcttcaccttACTCATTTCAATATATCCTGTAACCCTTTTCTGGTTACGTGTCAATGATcgagattttgaaatagaGCTTCTAGTGGAAGTCATCGCACGCAAGCCAGCGGTGAAGGGGAAAGAATGGAGAACCATCACGTACAAGATGAATCGGTACCTATTCAACGAGGGAAAATGGAATACCCCCTACTACTTTTATTGCGAAGAGAGTTGCCatcgttattttttgagaCTTATTGAAGGAAGAACTTTCCAGAAGCAGCCAGCCACTGGCACACCAAATGAAGGCCCTGAAAGTTTTACCTTCCAATCCGGACCAGACTTGCAAAAGCTCCTCTCCAAGGCAGCAGAGATCGAACAACAATCTCAGCATAATTACTGGCGTGTGCAGTATCCCGAAATCGATGCACATTCATag
- the YAT1 gene encoding carnitine O-acetyltransferase YAT1 (similar to Saccharomyces cerevisiae YAT1 (YAR035W); ancestral locus Anc_3.176), with protein sequence MPNHLKRLPVPPLQDTLHRYLARVEPLQDERQNRRTRRAVLSAENVDALNTLHERLLEYDARLAASNPQSSYIEQFWYDAYLLYDASVVLNVNPYFQLQDDPTIKDTPETAAQGPYGAHTVQVRRAARLTTSILKFIRQIRRGTLRADTVRGKVPLSMDQYGRLFGSSRIPPGPGEPSCHLQTDATSHHVVAMYRGQFYWFDVLDTGNEPIFATAEQLEWNLYSIIMDAESGSAAAPPFGVFTTESRRVWSNIRDYVFHAEDCTNWRNLKLIDSALFVICLDDVAFAADQQDELTRSMLCGTSNINLDPRQHQPPLNVQTGTCLNRWYDKLQLIVTKNGKAGINFEHTGVDGHTVLRLATDIYTDSILSFARGVTKNVVDIFGDEQREPAAEPAVAAVAAATAARAANLITIPRKLEWRTDNFLQSSLHFAETRISDLISQYEFVNVDFSQYGASHVKTLFKCSPDAFVQQVFQVAYFALYGRFETVYEPAMTKAFQNGRTEAIRSVTLQSKRFVKSLLDQDVSDAAKIQLLHDACAAHSQITKECSQGLGQDRHLYALYCIWCQMQDSEKLQLKLELELPLLFRDKSWATMQNNVLSTSNCGNPCLKSFGFGPVTANGFGIGYIIRDHSISVVVSSRHRQTARFASLMERTLLEIDRIFKRQLLATKSAASASAHAKSEDMKYLLSGYDYFDVSVSG encoded by the coding sequence atGCCCAACCACCTGAAAAGACTACCCGTCCCGCCACTCCAGGACACGCTGCACCGCTACCTGGCCCGCGTGGAACCGCTGCAGGACGAACGCCAGAACCGCCGCACGCGCCGCGCCGTGCTCTCCGCAGAAAACGTGGACGCACTCAACACGCTGCACGAGCGGCTGCTAGAATACGACGCGCGGCTCGCAGCAAGCAACCCGCAGTCGTCGTACATCGAGCAGTTCTGGTACGACGCGTACCTGCTGTACGACGCCTCCGTCGTTCTCAACGTCAACCCCTACTTCCAACTGCAGGACGACCCGACCATCAAGGACACCCCGGAGACCGCCGCGCAGGGGCCCTACGGCGCCCACACCGTGCAGGTGCGTCGTGCCGCACGACTCACCACGTCGATCCTCAAGTTCATCCGCCAGATCCGCCGCGGCACGCTGCGCGCAGACACCGTGCGCGGCAAAGTGCCGCTGTCGATGGACCAGTATGGGCGGCTATTTGGCTCCAGCAGGATCCCGCCGGGCCCGGGCGAGCCCTCCTGCCACCTGCAAACAGACGCCACGTCGCACCACGTGGTCGCGATGTACCGCGGCCAGTTCTACTGGTTCGACGTGCTGGACACCGGCAACGAGCCCATCTTCGCCACCGCGGAGCAACTCGAGTGGAACCTGTACTCGATCATCATGGACGCGGAGTCCGGATCCGCGGCGGCACCGCCCTTTGGCGTGTTCACGACCGAGTCGCGTCGCGTGTGGTCCAACATCAGGGACTACGTGTTCCACGCGGAGGACTGCACCAACTGGCGCAACCTCAAGCTGATCGACTCCGCGCTGTTCGTGATCTGCCTCGACGACGTGGCGTTTGCCGCGGACCAGCAGGACGAACTCACGCGCTCGATGCTGTGCGGCACCTCCAACATCAACCTCGATCCGCGCCAGCACCAGCCGCCCTTGAACGTGCAAACGGGCACCTGTCTCAACCGCTGGTACGACAAGCTGCAGCTGATCGTGACCAAGAACGGCAAGGCGGGCATCAACTTCGAACACACGGGCGTGGACGGCCACACGGTGCTGCGGCTCGCCACAGACATCTACACGGACTCGATCCTGAGCTTTGCCCGCGGCGTCACCAAGAACGTCGTGGACATCTTCGGCGACGAGCAACGGGAACCGGCGGCTGAACCAGCGGTGGCGGCCGTGGCGGCCGCCACGGCCGCCCGCGCCGCGAACCTGATCACCATCCCGCGCAAACTGGAATGGCGCACAGACAACTTCCTGCAGTCGTCGCTGCACTTCGCCGAGACCCGCATCTCGGACCTGATCTCGCAGTACGAGTTCGTGAACGTGGACTTCTCGCAGTACGGCGCCTCGCACGTCAAGACCCTGTTCAAGTGCTCGCCGGACGCGTTCGTGCAGCAGGTGTTCCAAGTCGCGTACTTCGCGCTGTACGGCCGCTTCGAGACCGTGTACGAGCCCGCCATGACCAAGGCGTTCCAAAACGGCCGCACAGAGGCCATCCGCTCCGTCACTCTGCAGTCCAAACGCTTCGTCAAGTCGCTGCTCGACCAGGACGTCTCCGATGCGGCCAAGATCCAGCTCCTGCACGACGCCTGCGCCGCACACTCGCAGATCACCAAGGAGTGCTCGCAGGGCCTGGGCCAGGACCGCCACCTGTACGCGCTGTACTGCATCTGGTGCCAGATGCAGGACAGCGAGAAGCTCCAGCTGAAGCTGGAGCTGGAGCTGCCCCTGCTCTTCCGGGACAAGTCCTGGGCCACGATGCAGAACAACGTCCTCAGCACTTCCAACTGCGGCAACCCCTGCCTCAAGAGCTTCGGGTTCGGGCCCGTCACCGCCAACGGCTTCGGCATCGGCTACATCATCAGGGACCATTCGATCTCCGTGGTCGTGTCCTCGAGACACCGCCAGACGGCCCGGTTCGCCTCGCTCATGGAGAGGACCCTGCTGGAGATCGACCGCATCTTCAAGCGCCAGCTGCTCGCAACCAAGTCCGCCGCCAGCGCCAGCGCGCACGCCAAGTCCGAAGACATGAAGTATCTGTTGTCCGGCTACGACTACTTTGACGTCAGCGTCTCTGGCTGA
- the SWH1 gene encoding oxysterol-binding protein related protein SWH1 (similar to Saccharomyces cerevisiae OSH2 (YDL019C) and SWH1 (YAR042W); ancestral locus Anc_3.175) encodes MQHADLASVVVSKPLLKLKLLDALRQGSFPNLEDLLQRQFQPLDDPNVQQVLHLMLHYAVQVAPMAVIRDIVRHWASPGSTLLDIHLDLNEQDSNGNTPLHIAAYQSRGDIVAFLMEQPTINDCVLNNSRLQAIEMCKNLNIAQMMQVKRSTYVAETAQEFRTAFNNRDFAHLESILSSPRNAELLDINGMDPETGDTVLHEFVKKRDVIMCRWLLEHGADPFKRDRKGKLPIDLVRKVNENDTATNTKIAIDIELRKLLDRATREQSVIDVTNNNLHEAPTYKGYLKKWTNFAQGYKLRWFILSSDGKLSYYIDQADTKNACRGSLNMSSCSLHLDSSEKLKFEIIGGNNGVIRWHLKGNHPIETNRWVWAIQGAIRYAKDRELLLHNASCSPSMALSHGLSPNIESLHAPPKRLTKSPHLSKSILAPNIDAGTDGENANYDGDDDDDKPRVDPLPLISSKSQSSSDIGSGRRSRKSTLSSGAPLDDDRGSGDDSDDSDDDDDSSSFTADNGGEGNNDEDLNAIYGPYIQKLHMLQRSISIELASLNELLQDKQQQRDEYWNTVNTSIETVSEFFEKLNRLTSQREKRMIAQMTKQRDVNNVWIQSVKDLEMELVDKDEKLVALDKERKTLKKMLQKKLGSQPQIDTEANEDSDDANSMVKGSQESTNTLEEIVKFIEATKETDEDSDADEFFDAEDAASDAEAKETTGNLPKNDENSVGATPEEETTENESLIVISSPQVEKKNQLLKEESFVGYEDPLRTKLALDEDNRPKVGLWSVLKSMVGQDLTKLTLPVSFNEPTSLLQRVSEDIEYSHILDQAATFEDSSLRMLYVAAFTASMYASTTNRVSKPFNPLLGETFEYARTDGQYRFFTEQVSHHPPISATWTESPKWDFYGECNVNSSFNGRTFAVQHLGLWHIIIRPDHNDDVTKETYSWKKPNNTVIGILMGKPQVDNSGDVHITNHTTGDYCLLHYRAHGWTSAGAYEVRGEIFNKNDEKVWVLGGHWNDSIYGKKVTSRDMELTLDRIKTTNSAMGGPKLDGSKFLIWKANERPSVPFNLTSFALTLNALPPHLLPYLPPTDSRLRPDQRAMEYGEYDKAAEEKHRVEVKQRAAKKEREQRGEEYKPKWFIQEEHPVTKSLYWKFSGDYWIKRKDHKFENCADIY; translated from the coding sequence ATGCAACATGCTGATCTAGCCTCCGTCGTCGTCAGCAAGCCGCTGCTGAAGCTGAAGCTCCTCGACGCCCTGCGCCAGGGAAGCTTCCCGAACCTGGAAGACCTTCTCCAGAGGCAGTTCCAGCCACTGGACGACCCGAACGTCCAGCAGGTGCTCCATCTCATGCTCCACTACGCCGTCCAGGTCGCCCCCATGGCTGTCATCAGGGACATCGTCCGCCATTGGGCCTCCCCGGGCTCCACGCTCCTGGACATCCACCTCGATCTAAACGAACAAGACTCCAATGGCAACACCCCGCTGCACATCGCCGCGTACCAGTCTCGTGGCGACATCGTGGCGTTCCTCATGGAGCAGCCCACCATCAACGACTGCGTGCTCAATAACTCCCGCCTGCAGGCCATCGAAATGTGCAAGAACCTGAACATCGCACAGATGATGCAGGTGAAGCGCTCCACATACGTCGCAGAGACCGCCCAGGAGTTCAGGACGGCCTTCAACAACAGAGACTTTGCCCACCTGGAGTCCATCCTCTCCAGCCCCAGGAACGCAGAGCTCCTCGACATCAACGGCATGGACCCGGAGACCGGCGACACCGTTCTGCACGAGTTCGTCAAGAAAAGAGACGTCATCATGTGTCGCTGGCTGCTCGAACACGGCGCAGACCCCTTCAAGAGAGACCGCAAGGGCAAACTGCCCATCGACCTCGTGAGGAAAGTCAACGAAAACGACACCGCCACCAACACCAAGATCGCCATCGACATAGAGCTCAGGAAGCTCCTGGACAGAGCCACCAGGGAGCAAAGCGTCATCGACGTCACAAACAACAACCTGCACGAGGCCCCCACTTATAAGGGCTACCTGAAGAAATGGACCAACTTCGCGCAGGGCTACAAACTGCGCTGGTTCATCCTGAGCAGTGACGGCAAGCTGTCGTACTACATCGACCAGGCAGACACGAAAAACGCTTGCAGGGGCTCCTTGAACATGTCGTCGTGCTCCCTGCATTTGGATTCGTCTGAAAAACTGAAGTTCGAAATCATCGGCGGCAACAACGGCGTCATCAGGTGGCACCTGAAGGGGAACCACCCCATCGAGACAAACAGGTGGGTCTGGGCCATCCAGGGCGCTATAAGGTACGCGAAGGACAGAGAACTCTTGCTGCACAACGCCAGCTGTTCGCCCTCCATGGCTTTGAGCCACGGCCTGTCACCCAATATAGAAAGCTTGCATGCTCCACCAAAACGCTTGACCAAGAGCCCGCATCTGTCCAAGTCTATTCTGGCGCCAAACATTGACGCCGGTACCGATGGCGAAAATGCTAATTATGATGgtgacgacgacgacgacaAGCCGCGCGTGGATCCGTTGCCCCTGATTTCGTCCAAAAGCCAAAGTTCTAGCGATATCGGTTCGGGTCGACGTTCCAGGAAATCCACCCTCTCGTCTGGTGCACCACTAGATGACGACCGTGGCTCTGGCGACGATTCTGACGATTctgacgacgacgacgacaGCTCCTCGTTCACAGCAGACAACGGCGGTGAAGGAAATAACGACGAAGACCTGAATGCCATTTATGGTCCATACATCCAGAAACTACACATGCTACAAAGATCCATATCTATCGAGTTGGCATCTTTGAACGAGCTACTGCAAGacaaacaacaacagcGGGACGAATATTGGAACACCGTTAACACCTCTATCGAAACCGTCAGCGAGTTTTTCGAAAAACTAAACCGCTTAACCTCAcaaagagagaaaagaatgatCGCCCAAATGACCAAGCAACGTGACGTTAACAACGTCTGGATCCAGTCAGTGAAAGATCTGGAAATGGAGTTGGTGGATAAAGACGAAAAATTGGTCGCATTGGACAAAGAACGGAAAaccttgaagaaaatgcttcaaaaaaaattgggcAGTCAACCTCAGATTGACACGGAGGCCAACGAGGATTCCGATGATGCAAATTCAATGGTAAAGGGATCTCAAGAATCAACAAACactcttgaagaaatcgtGAAATTCATCGAAGCCACAAAGGAAACTGATGAAGACTCGGACGCTGATGAGTTTTTCGATGCAGAAGACGCAGCTTCGGACGCGGAGGCCAAAGAAACAACAGGAAACTTACCCAAAAATGACGAAAACTCAGTCGGTGCGACaccagaagaagaaacgacagaaaatgaaagccTCATTGTAATCAGCTCTCCACaagtggaaaagaaaaaccagCTTTTAAAGGAGGAGTCATTTGTCGGGTACGAAGATCCACTAAGAACTAAATTGGCTTTGGACGAAGATAATCGCCCAAAGGTCGGTCTTTGGTCTGTTTTGAAATCCATGGTGGGTCAAGATTTGACCAAATTGACTCTTCCTGTATCGTTTAATGAGCCAACATCGCTTCTACAAAGAGTTTCCGAGGATATCGAATATTCCCATATCCTTGACCAGGCCGCcacttttgaagattcaTCCTTAAGAATGCTGTATGTGGCTGCCTTTACCGCATCAATGTATGCATCTACCACGAATAGAGTATCCAAACCGTTTAACCCCTTACTCGGTGAGACTTTTGAGTATGCCAGAACCGACGGCCAATATCGGTTTTTCACCGAACAAGTTTCCCACCATCCACCTATCTCTGCCACTTGGACTGAGTCTCCTAAATGGGATTTCTACGGTGAATGTAATGTTAATTCGTCATTCAATGGACGTACTTTTGCCGTACAGCATTTAGGACTGTGGCACATTATCATTCGTCCCGACCATAATGACGACGTTACAAAGGAAACATATTCCTGGAAAAAACCGAATAACACTGTCATCGGTATTTTAATGGGGAAACCGCAAGTCGATAACAGCGGAGATGTTCACATTACAAACCATACCACTGGAGACTATTGTTTGCTGCATTATAGGGCCCATGGTTGGACCTCAGCTGGCGCATATGAAGTTAGAGGTGAAATATTTAATAAAAATGACGAAAAAGTATGGGTTCTTGGTGGGCATTGGAATGATTCCATCTATGGGAAAAAGGTAACCTCTAGGGATATGGAATTGACTCTGGATAGAATAAAGACGACAAATTCCGCCATGGGGGGACCAAAACTAGATGGCTCCAAGTTCTTGATCTGGAAAGCGAATGAAAGACCTTCAGTGCCATTCAACTTGACATCGTTTGCGTTAACTTTGAATGCTTTGCCACCCCACTTGTTACCATATTTACCACCCACAGATAGTCGTTTGAGACCTGATCAAAGGGCTATGGAATATGGTGAATATGATAAAGCTGCCGAGGAAAAACATCGTGTTGAAGTGAAACAAAGAGCtgcaaaaaaggaaagggaACAAAGGGGAGAGGAATACAAACCAAAATGGTTCATTCAAGAGGAACATCCCGTCACGAAAAGCCTATACTGGAAATTTAGTGGTGACTATTGgatcaaaagaaaagatcataaatttgaaaactgtGCTGATATTTACTAA